gcccaagccgggatgggttattatctcggtggagctcctctggtcactcgggagcggaataaactgagtgatgtcccctgagttatcgagagagatgacgggagcgggactaggggatgcttggctacgaacgtgccgggcatggaaccgggcatcgccctactcaccgactccgtggcccttcgctggcgagggctagaggatgcttggctacgcacgcgcggggcgcggaactgggcatcgcttgttaggtgtcacatgcgtggtggtactctgcggtgtgacactggagccagggtgtgcggatgactcctaggggaggtcatggtgcatacggttaaaattggataatggtttatgaggccaaatgtgacttttggcgtgggccagatggacttctggtgagatattgggccggatggacttccggcgagatattgggccaaatgtgacttttggcatgttttttttggaaaggatatgtttttgggtcatatgggtttttggcgtgtgtggaaaactggtgattttgggctttgtgcattgggcatgtttcatgcatcttgtttgagttatatgtgtttttatctggtagtgtttggggttttacttacctgcggaaccatttgtggttccgtagcttttggtgcaggagttgaggaggaggaggaagaggctgagcccgaggatgcggctccgccgggttgctgatgttatctttttatttgtttaaaactgcatttgtgtttcgtaatattttatctatgtatgttttaaacagcttgtattacgttaataaaaattctggtacttagttatgactttcttatccgctgcgtgtctctctgtacacaattgctgccttgcacacactcggcacccgtcgatgggatggtgacccggggtgtcaccatccggacgtctcaatttccccgtgttcgggcgtggggattttgggggcgtcacatttgtataaaaaataaatatataaaaataaaaacaattctgTCCTTTTTTTCAAACGAATAAAAACTTGTAGTGGTTTGTTAGGTATCATGTAGGTCCTAGCTAGGAGTTCATGGTCCCACACGGTTTCAAACTACTTTATTTATGTTCCTGGCAAAAATCTATCTATCCCTCCGTACACAAAActagtataaatataaatcgATTACTTCTCATTGTGATATCAAAACCAAGAGTATACTTGCATTAAGATACAATATCTCTTTATCAGTGTTCCAAATAGAGAGTACAACAATGAGAGCTTGTTATCTCCAATTTCTGCTTCTACTTGGACTACTCTTATCATGTAATGTAACAAAACTTGGATTTAGTTTTGATTTGCGTGATTCTAAAGTCAGATGCATGGAGGAAGAACGGCAAACACTGCTCCAATTCAAACAACACCTTGTTGATCATTATCATTGGCTATCGTCTTGGTCCAGTGTTGAAAATTGTTGCAATTGGGAAGGAATTAAATGCAACAATAAAACAGGTCATGTTGTTATGCTTGATCTCCAATCAGATTATTGGCGGTATCCTGAACCTGCAACAAAATATCTAGAAGGTGAGATAAGCTCTTCATTACTTGGATTGCAACATTTGACTTACTTGGACTTAAGTTGCAATAACTTTTCTGGGAAACCCTTCCCAAATTTTATTGGCTCACTCACTAGATTACAATATCTCAATCTTTCATACACCAATTTAGCCAGAGCCATTCCACAACAATTTGGAAATCTCTCGAGATTGATTTCTCTTGATCTTAGCTGGACTTATGATCTGACGGAGGTACATAATCTTGATTGGTTAATTCATCTTTCATCCTTAACACACTTAGACATGAGTCGGGTCAAGCTCAGCCAGGTAGTCAATTGGCCCAACAAGGTTATGATGCTCCCTTCTTTGATACACTTGAGTCTAAGGGGTTGCGGTCTCTCCACATTAACGACTCTTCAGTTCCTTTCCTTCAATGCTAGTACCTCATCACAACTTCTATTTCTAGATCTTTCTGAAAATTATGATCTGATGGAGGTACATAATCTTGATTGGTTAATTCATCTTTTATCTTTAACACATTTGGATATGAGTTGGGTCAATCTCAGCCAGGTAGTCAATTGGCCCAACAAGGTTATGATGCTCCCTTCTTTGACACACTTGAGTCTAAGCGATTGTAGTCTCTCCACATTAATGACTTCTCAGTTGCTTTCCATCAATGCTAGTTTCTCATCACAACTTCTATTTCTGGACCTTTCTGAGAATTCTTTTACCTGctcaacatttcattggttgtTCAACTCCACTACAAGCCTTGTTGATCTTCACCTTACTTATATTAACGGGTTACATGAATGCTCCATTCCAGATGCTTTTGGTGGCCTAAATTCACTTCGAACACTAGATCTTGCTGGAAATATGCTTGTTGGTGGCATTCCAAGATCTTTTTGGAATTTATGCTCCTTAGATTCATTATATCTTTCATCTAACGATCTTAGTGGAAACCTTTACGAATTTATCAGTAATGCATTAGGTTGTTTGGTGGGCTCCTTGTGAGAATTTTATGTAGGGAACAATAGATTCACGGGGCCGTTGCCTGAGAGTATTGGAAACTTATCCAATCTCAAGATCTTGGATGTTGCTAACAATTACCTCACTGGGGTGGTCTATGAAGcccatttttcaaatctcaacaaGCTGAAGACGTTATCTTTGGGGTTAAATTCTTTGATTTTGAGATTCGGCTACAACTGGGTTCCACCATTCCAATTGGATGTTATTTATTTGGGCTCTTGCAGACTGGGATCAGCTTTCCCAAATTAAGTGGCTTCAAAGTCAAAAGAATTATACAGTGCTTGATATTTCTGATGCTGGAATTTCTGACATTATCCCAGCTTGGTTTTGGGACTTTCCTCTGAGGTTAAATTATTTAGCAATGTATAACAATCAGTTGCATGGGAACTTGCCAGACCTTTCATCATCCAGACTTGATGAGTTTGCTAAGATAGATTTAAGCGCCAACCTTTTTGACGGTTCAATACCACATTTTCCATCGAATGTGTCATCACTAGACCTATCAAATAATAGGTTTTCTGGGTCCCTTTCCTTCCTATGTGAACTCAATACTCCAACGTTATTGGAGTCTTTAAACATCTCAAACAATACACCGTCTGGAGAGCTTCTAGATTGTTGGACGTACATTCGAGACTTGGTTGTTCTTAATTTGGCCAACAAcaatttttatggaaaaatacCAGACTCAATGGGCTCCCTAGTCTCGGTTCAACTTTTGCATTTAAGCAACAATGGACTTGTGGGAAAGATTCCGGCGTCCCTTAAAAAATGTAGCAAGTTAATAACCATTGACTTGAGAGCAAATAACTTGTCCGGAACAATACCTCCATGGATTGGTGATAGTTTGCCAAAGTTGGTTATTCTTAACCTACGATCTAATCAGCTTTATGGAAGTTTTCCTTTAAGCCTATGTCATCTATCATACATTCAAATCTTGGACATTTCTTCAAACAAGATCAAGGGAACTATTCCAGAATGTATCTCCAATCTGACCGCAATGTCTCGTACAATGGATACAATCTCAAGTGCCATTTATGCATCTAATCGAAGATATTCTTATATAGACCATACATCCTTGGTATGGAAAGGAAGGGAGTTTGAGTTCAAACATTCCTTGGGACTTGTGAAGGTGATTGATCTTTCAAATA
This sequence is a window from Carya illinoinensis cultivar Pawnee chromosome 9, C.illinoinensisPawnee_v1, whole genome shotgun sequence. Protein-coding genes within it:
- the LOC122276982 gene encoding receptor-like protein EIX1; the protein is MTSQLLSINASFSSQLLFLDLSENSFTCSTFHWLFNSTTSLVDLHLTYINGLHECSIPDAFGGLNSLRTLDLAGNMLVGGIPRSFWNLCSLDSLYLSSNDLSGNLYEFISNALDWDQLSQIKWLQSQKNYTVLDISDAGISDIIPAWFWDFPLRLNYLAMYNNQLHGNLPDLSSSRLDEFAKIDLSANLFDGSIPHFPSNVSSLDLSNNRFSGSLSFLCELNTPTLLESLNISNNTPSGELLDCWTYIRDLVVLNLANNNFYGKIPDSMGSLVSVQLLHLSNNGLVGKIPASLKKCSKLITIDLRANNLSGTIPPWIGDSLPKLVILNLRSNQLYGSFPLSLCHLSYIQILDISSNKIKGTIPECISNLTAMSRTMDTISSAIYASNRRYSYIDHTSLVWKGREFEFKHSLGLVKVIDLSNNKLHGEIPEGITNLTELIALNLSRNNLSGLITPKIGKIPTGTQIQSFDAFAFLENPKLCGSPLPNKCLDDLHPSYINTHGDKNQNVQENDDDRFITKGFYVAATLGFIGGFWGAGGSYGDVPLGHRDGTTASESEANKFPGPFELIENIIAKFTSKGLDVKDVVVLSSLLYL